In Microbulbifer sp. THAF38, the sequence AGTCGACTCCGAGAGCCACCAGATGTGGGATATTGCAGAAGGTCTCTACATTGTTCACCACCGTTGGTTTGCCCCAGAGGCCACTTACCTGTGGAAAGGGCGGTTTTGCTCTGGGGATTGCGCGGCGTCCCTCAAGGGCGTTGAGCAGCGCTGTTTCCTCTCCACAAATATAATTACCGGCACTGCGATGGACGAAGATTTCCAGTGAATACTCACTGTCAAAAATATTATTGCCAATGAATCCTTGGGATCTTGCCTCCTCAATTGCAATTTCCAGGCGCTCTGCAGCCAGATGATATTCCCCGCGAATGAAGATATACCCAACAGATGCACCTATGGCGTAGGCTGCTATTGCCATGCCCTCTAGCAATGAGTGAGGATCACGTTCCATCAGGAGTCGGTCTTTGAAGGTACCTGGCTCCATCTCATCGGCATTGCATACAATAAACTTCTGGTTTGGTGAGTCTTCACCACGGGGAACAAAGCTCCACTTTAATCCGGTATTAAATCCCGCACCGCCACGTCCACGTAACCCACCCTCTTTGACGAGATTGATAATGTCATCCGGCGCCATAGCGTGGGCCTTGCGCCATCCTTGATAACCATCGTTAGCCAGGTATCGTGTGATATCCGCTGCGATATTCTCTTTTGTGATGTTTTTAGTGAGAGGATTTGTCAGCATGGACTTGTTTCTTTTTATCGATTAATGCGTCGATGGCTGATTCATCGAGATTTCTATACATTTCATCTCCAAGCATCAACACCGGCGCTTTATCACAGTCGCCAAGGCAGGGTGTTTCCAGTAGGGTAAAGATCCCATCATTAGATGTCTGTCCAGGTTCAATTTGCAGGCGCTGGCTTATATGTTTTTGCAATTGATCGCAGCCCATAATCCAGCAGCTGGAACTTTTACATAGATAAATTACTTCCTTGCCAACAGGTTGGCGGAAAATGAGTTGATAATAGGTGGCTACACCTTCCAGTTGGGCCGCGGGTATTTGCAAGTAGTTTGCAATCGCCTGAAGACTGCTATCTGAAATCCAACCCCGATGCTTTTGTACGATTCTGAGAGCCTCTAAACCCACTGAAGATTTGCCCTCATAATGAGCGGCCTCTTTATCAATTTCTCTTTTTTCCTCGTCAGTGAGGGTTCCTGAGAGTTTTTCTGGATCCTTGTTGCTTTTCTCCATTACTTCAATAAGTTCCGGTTCTAATAAGCTGGACATTTGCGCCTCCTATGTTGGTATCACGGAGGCATCTAGAAGATGCCGTTGCCGCCGGATGTTATTGCGGCAAGAGGACATCGGACTGCGAAATGCATAAATATCCCCTCCCAAGTCTAAGAGTGATTATTTGTTGTTATCGATCCACATCCGCCATAACAAAATCAATACTGGCAATAATTGCGATTAGATCTGCAATTAGTAATCCCCGCGACATCAGAGGGATCATTTGTAAGTGTGGAAATGAGGGGGTGCGTATTCTAGTGCGATATGATGTTGTGCCCCCATCGCTGATAATTTGATAGCTGTTGAGACCTTTGGTGGCTTCAATAGGGAAACACACCTCACCAGCTGGCATTACCGGCCCCCAACTGTTATTGACAAAGTGTTGAATGAGCGTTTCGATATCCTGCATAGTGCGCCCCTTTCGCGGCGGCGTCGTCAATGGATGATCGGATTTATAAGGGCCTGCCGGCATATTCTCCAGGCACTGGCGAATGATGCGCAGGCTCTGCCACATCTCATCAACCCGTACACGGCATCGATCAAAACAGTCACCACCATCATAGCTGGGAATATCGAACTCAAATTGGTCATAGCCACTGTAAGGACGCTTCTTGCGTAAATCCCACTCAAGTCCGGTTGCGCGTAGGCCGGGGCCTGTAACTCCCCACTCCATTGCCTCAGCGGTATTG encodes:
- the nuoE gene encoding NADH-quinone oxidoreductase subunit NuoE; the protein is MSSLLEPELIEVMEKSNKDPEKLSGTLTDEEKREIDKEAAHYEGKSSVGLEALRIVQKHRGWISDSSLQAIANYLQIPAAQLEGVATYYQLIFRQPVGKEVIYLCKSSSCWIMGCDQLQKHISQRLQIEPGQTSNDGIFTLLETPCLGDCDKAPVLMLGDEMYRNLDESAIDALIDKKKQVHADKSSH
- the nuoF gene encoding NADH-quinone oxidoreductase subunit NuoF, giving the protein MLTNPLTKNITKENIAADITRYLANDGYQGWRKAHAMAPDDIINLVKEGGLRGRGGAGFNTGLKWSFVPRGEDSPNQKFIVCNADEMEPGTFKDRLLMERDPHSLLEGMAIAAYAIGASVGYIFIRGEYHLAAERLEIAIEEARSQGFIGNNIFDSEYSLEIFVHRSAGNYICGEETALLNALEGRRAIPRAKPPFPQVSGLWGKPTVVNNVETFCNIPHLVALGVDWYRSLGVGQDAGSKIFGVSGKVKNPGAWELPMGTSIREIIEQHAGGMRDGLRLKGFLPGGGSTDFLGPDHLDLPMDYDVIGKAGSRMGTGTITVMDDKTCPVGLVLNLTQFFARESCGWCTPCRDGLPWVVKVLQRIENGEGLPEDLELLQEQCKRIGPGKTFCALAPGAAEPIQSALKLFEQDFLDHIKKGCCPYK